From one Deltaproteobacteria bacterium genomic stretch:
- a CDS encoding ATP-dependent RecD-like DNA helicase, producing the protein MWDKAVRQPATTTEQLQGFVERVTFHSEDSGFCVLQVKARGQRDLVTVVGNAGAVNAGEEIDCQGGWVNDATYGLQFRAAALRVIPPTTLEGVEKYLGSGLIKGIGPHFAHQLVKEFGAEVFDVIEQDPDRLRTLEGIGTKRQERVVEAWREQKAIREIMVFLHTHGIGNARAARIYRVYGDAAIERIRENPYRLALDIHGIGFLTADVIAQKLGIPSDSVIRIRAALHHVLWELSSEGHCAAARPNLMERTVELLEVTPALVEEAIGLEVAAGNLVAEHVGGEPALFLTPLHRAEAGVAGHLQRLLRGAPPWGKVDGARAIPWVEQATGLSLSESQRRAVETVLDGKVTVLTGGPGVGKTTIVNSILKLVEARRAQVLLCAPTGRAAKRLSESAGAEARTIHRLLEFDPRQMGFRKDEADPLDVELLVVDEASMVDVLLMNQLLKAVPTHAAVLFVGDVDQLPSVGPGSVLQDIIESGQVPTVRLTEIFRQAASSSIVVNAHRINDGMAVETPDGSGELQDFYFIPAESPEEIHDKLFQVVTERIPKRFDLSPIRDIQVLTPMNRGSLGTRSLNVELQKRLNAGAEPQVSRFGWSYAPRDKVIQTINNYDKEVFNGDIGQVSRVDLDEGQLHVVFDDRTVPYDFTELDEIALAYATSVHKSQGSEYPAVVIPLAMQHYLLLQRNLIYTAVTRGKRLVVIIGQPRALSMAVGNARATRRLTNLAARLAGSAAAPSALSLFGSDPG; encoded by the coding sequence ATGTGGGACAAGGCAGTCAGACAGCCCGCGACCACCACCGAACAGCTCCAGGGGTTCGTCGAGCGGGTCACCTTCCATAGCGAGGACAGCGGCTTTTGCGTCCTGCAGGTGAAGGCCCGCGGCCAGCGGGACCTGGTGACGGTGGTGGGCAACGCGGGCGCGGTGAACGCGGGCGAGGAGATCGACTGCCAGGGGGGCTGGGTCAACGACGCCACCTACGGCCTCCAGTTCCGCGCGGCGGCCCTGAGAGTCATTCCCCCCACCACCCTCGAAGGGGTCGAGAAGTACCTGGGGTCGGGGTTGATCAAGGGCATCGGCCCGCACTTCGCGCACCAGCTCGTCAAGGAGTTCGGCGCCGAGGTGTTCGACGTCATCGAGCAGGACCCGGACCGGCTGCGCACGCTGGAGGGCATCGGCACCAAGCGCCAGGAGCGCGTCGTCGAGGCGTGGCGCGAGCAGAAGGCCATCCGCGAGATCATGGTCTTCCTGCACACCCACGGCATCGGCAACGCGCGCGCGGCGCGCATCTACCGGGTGTACGGCGACGCCGCCATCGAGCGCATCCGGGAGAACCCCTACCGGCTGGCCCTGGACATCCACGGCATCGGCTTCCTCACCGCGGACGTCATCGCGCAAAAGCTGGGCATCCCGTCGGACTCGGTGATTCGCATCCGCGCGGCCCTGCACCACGTGCTCTGGGAATTGTCGTCCGAAGGGCACTGCGCGGCGGCGCGACCGAACCTGATGGAGCGCACGGTGGAGCTTCTCGAAGTGACGCCCGCGCTGGTGGAAGAGGCCATCGGGCTGGAGGTAGCGGCGGGAAACCTCGTGGCGGAGCACGTGGGGGGCGAGCCGGCGCTGTTCCTCACCCCGCTCCACCGCGCCGAGGCCGGCGTCGCCGGCCATCTGCAACGGCTTCTGCGCGGCGCACCGCCCTGGGGCAAGGTCGACGGCGCGCGGGCGATTCCATGGGTGGAGCAGGCCACCGGCCTGAGCCTGTCGGAGTCCCAGCGCCGGGCGGTGGAGACCGTGCTCGACGGCAAGGTCACCGTGTTGACCGGCGGACCGGGGGTGGGCAAGACCACCATCGTCAACAGCATCCTCAAGCTGGTGGAGGCACGACGCGCCCAGGTGCTGCTGTGCGCGCCCACCGGGCGCGCGGCCAAGCGCCTGTCGGAGTCCGCCGGCGCCGAAGCACGCACCATCCACCGCCTGCTGGAATTCGATCCCAGGCAGATGGGCTTTCGCAAGGATGAAGCCGATCCCCTGGACGTGGAGCTGCTGGTGGTGGACGAGGCGTCCATGGTGGACGTGCTGCTGATGAACCAGCTCCTCAAGGCCGTGCCCACCCACGCCGCGGTGCTGTTCGTGGGGGACGTGGACCAGCTCCCCTCGGTGGGACCGGGTTCGGTGCTGCAGGACATCATCGAGTCCGGACAGGTACCCACGGTGCGGCTCACGGAGATCTTCCGGCAGGCGGCATCCTCAAGCATCGTGGTCAACGCCCACCGCATCAACGACGGCATGGCCGTCGAAACCCCGGACGGGAGCGGCGAGCTGCAGGACTTCTATTTCATTCCGGCCGAGTCCCCCGAGGAAATCCACGACAAGCTGTTCCAGGTGGTCACCGAGCGCATACCCAAGCGCTTCGACCTGAGCCCCATCCGGGACATCCAGGTGCTGACCCCCATGAACCGCGGCAGCCTGGGCACGCGCTCGCTCAACGTGGAGTTGCAGAAGCGACTAAACGCCGGCGCCGAGCCCCAGGTGAGCCGCTTCGGCTGGAGCTACGCGCCGCGGGACAAGGTCATCCAGACCATCAACAACTATGACAAGGAAGTCTTCAACGGCGACATCGGGCAGGTGTCGCGGGTCGACCTGGACGAGGGCCAGCTCCACGTCGTCTTCGACGACCGCACGGTGCCCTACGATTTCACCGAGCTGGACGAGATCGCCCTGGCCTACGCCACCTCGGTGCACAAGAGCCAGGGCTCCGAGTACCCGGCGGTGGTGATCCCGCTGGCCATGCAGCACTACCTGCTGCTGCAGCGCAACCTGATCTACACCGCGGTCACACGCGGCAAGCGCCTCGTGGTCATCATCGGCCAGCCCCGCGCCCTGAGCATGGCGGTAGGGAACGCCCGCGCCACGCGCCGCCTCACGAACCTCGCCGCCCGGCTCGCCGGCAGCGCCGCAGCGCCTTCGGCCCTTTCCCTCTTCGGGAGCGACCCCGGGTGA